A section of the Hippea jasoniae genome encodes:
- a CDS encoding DUF2202 domain-containing protein — protein sequence MGEKMKKFSVMVAILVLVNFAGICAFSSTNSIKSYILRINKSPISQNEKQDLLHMREEEKLARDVYLSLYKKWRIPIFRNIAKSESWHMQMVKFLLDKYGIEDPVKTDVVGVFSHPHIQELYKELVEKGSKSIVDALKVGATIEDLDIYDLDKAIKRSDNNDIDFVYSRLRWGSTNHLKAFIRLSKRYGSNYTPQYISQVEFNNIINSRDR from the coding sequence GTGGGTGAGAAAATGAAAAAGTTTAGTGTAATGGTAGCTATATTGGTTTTAGTAAATTTTGCAGGAATTTGTGCGTTTTCAAGCACAAACTCTATAAAAAGTTATATATTGAGAATTAATAAATCACCCATAAGTCAGAATGAAAAACAAGACCTCCTGCATATGAGAGAGGAAGAGAAACTTGCAAGAGATGTATATTTATCGCTTTACAAAAAATGGAGAATCCCTATATTCAGGAATATCGCAAAAAGCGAATCGTGGCATATGCAAATGGTTAAATTTTTACTTGATAAATATGGAATAGAAGACCCTGTAAAAACAGATGTAGTTGGAGTTTTTTCACATCCACATATCCAAGAATTATACAAGGAGTTAGTTGAAAAAGGGAGCAAATCAATTGTAGATGCTCTAAAAGTTGGCGCTACCATTGAAGATTTAGATATTTATGATCTTGATAAAGCTATAAAAAGAAGCGATAATAACGATATTGACTTTGTATATTCAAGACTTAGATGGGGAAGCACAAATCACTTAAAGGCATTTATAAGACTCTCAAAAAGATATGGATCTAACTATACTCCGCAATACATCTCGCAAGTAGAGTTTAACAACATTATTAATTCAAGGGATAGATAA